In Procambarus clarkii isolate CNS0578487 chromosome 5, FALCON_Pclarkii_2.0, whole genome shotgun sequence, the following are encoded in one genomic region:
- the LOC138351338 gene encoding uncharacterized protein produces the protein MNYSPKVLTKNYSLKVMTNNYSLKVMTKNYSLKLMTKNYSLKVVTKNYSLKVMTKNYSLKVMTKNYSLKVMTKNYSLKVVTKNYSLKVMTKNYSLKVMTKNYSLKLMTKNYSLKVVTKNYSLKVMTKNYSLKVMTKNYSLKVMTKNYSLKVMTKNYSLKVMTKNYSLKVMTKNYSLKVMTKNYSLKVMTKNYSLKVMTKNYSLKVMTKNYSLKVMTKNYSLKVMTKNYSLKVMTKNYSLKVMTKMTFCGVI, from the coding sequence ATGAATTATTCACCCAAGGTGCTGACTAAGAATTATTCACTCAAGGTGATGACTAACAATTATTCACTCAAGGTGATGACTAAGAATTATTCACTCAAGTTGATGACTAAGAATTATTCACTCAAGGTGGTGACTAAGAATTATTCACTCAAGGTGATGACTAAGAATTATTCACTCAAGGTGATGACTAAGAATTATTCACTCAAGGTGATGACTAAGAATTATTCACTCAAGGTGGTGACTAAGAATTATTCACTCAAGGTGATGACTAAGAATTATTCACTCAAGGTGATGACTAAGAATTATTCACTCAAGTTGATGACTAAGAATTATTCACTCAAGGTGGTGACTAAGAATTATTCACTCAAGGTGATGACTAAGAATTATTCACTCAAGGTGATGACTAAGAATTATTCACTCAAGGTGATGACTAAGAATTATTCACTCAAGGTGATGACTAAGAATTATTCACTCAAGGTGATGACTAAGAATTATTCACTCAAGGTGATGACTAAGAATTATTCACTCAAGGTGATGACTAAGAATTATTCACTCAAGGTGATGACTAAGAATTATTCACTCAAGGTGATGACTAAGAATTATTCACTCAAGGTGATGACTAAGAATTATTCACTCAAGGTGATGACTAAGAATTATTCACTCAAGGTGATGACTAAGAATTATTCACTCAAGGTGATGACTAAGAATTATTCACTCAAGGTGATGACTAAGATGACATTTTGTGGTGTAATATAG